ATTAGGTACAACCTTAAATTTTTTAATTGGGGATTAAAAATAGAAAAGTAGTGATAATTTACACGGAAAAAGGTGATTTTTTTGCAGGTTAAAGCTCATGTTTTTATAACTGGAAAAGTACAGGGAGTCTATTTTAGATATAAGACAAGAGATGAGGCTAAAAAGTATGGAATAACTGGTTGGGTCCGTAATCTTCCTGATGGTAGGGTTGAAGCCCTTTTTAATGGAAATAAGGAGAATGTTGATAAACTCATTGCTTTTGTTGGTAAAGGGCCTTCAGGGGCTAAAGTTATGGATGTTGATGTAAAATGGCAGGAGTACGGTGGGGAGTTTAGTGATTTTGAAATTCGTTATTAAGTTAATTTATCTCTTTTTTTGTTTTTAAGTTAGATTCGTTTAGAATATGGCAATGCTCTAAGAAGTTAATTGTTGTGCAGTGATTGTTTTGTTAAATTATGAAATTAATCCTAAAAATCCATTATATTTTTTAAACATTAATTATCTGTTTTTATTACTTTAAAGAATATTTTTCTGTATGGTTATGTTATATATGGCTTTAAATTGTCTTTTATATTTTAATTCCGTAGGATAGTTAATATTCTGTAATGCAAACGGTTTAATAATAATTTTTACATAAGTAATATTTGGTTAATTGGATTGAAGAAAAATGCGTAGTATTTTCCTGAACCTGAAGTAAGGGATTTTTTTAAGGATTTTTGAGTTATGAGGTGAAAATTTGGATCAGTACAAATTGTTTTTACAGAGAATGGGTCTAATTGGAACGTCAACTTTTTTGGTAACTATAACTGGGATTATGCTCCTGCCTATTTTAACTCAAAACCTTTCTATTCAAGATTATGGTGTATGGACTCAGTTTCAAATCACAATTACGATTATTCCTGCTATTGCAATATTGGGGCTGCCCTATACCATGGTAAGATTTTTAGCTGCTTCCAAAAGCAGGACTGAAATACAGGAAGCATTCTATTCAATTTTATTTACAGTTATATTTGCCAGTATAATCGGTGCTGCTGCATTGTATATTTTGGTAGTGCCCATTTCACATGTACTTTTTAATGGAAATGTAGGGGTAGGTTTGATTCTTCCACTTACTGTAATTATGTCCGCGCTGCAGCTTGTTTTTGTTGATTATTTCAGAGCGTCCAACCAGATGACAAAGTACGCTGTTTTCACAACTCTACAGGCGTATATGGTGGTTATTTTTGCGTTATTGCTTGTATTAATGGGAAGGGGAGTAGTGGGGGCCGTTACAGGAATCTTAATAACTCAAACTTTAATTTCTTTAATAATGTTTACATTTGTGCTTAAACAGATTGGATTTAAAATTCCAAGGTTCCACAATTTAAGGCAGTACCTGACATTTGGATTACCTACCATTCCAAGTAATGCATCTTTTTGGGTGTTAGATGCAAGTGATCGTTATATAATAGGGATAGTACTTGGTATAACTTCGGTTAGTTACTACTCTGCAGGTTATACAATAAGTTCGCTACTTACCATCCTCACATCACCGATTTATACAGTTCTGCTTCCTATTTTATCTCAGTTTTATGCTGAAAGAAAAATCAGAGAAACTAGATTTCTTCTAAATTATGCTATTAAATTGTATTTAATAGTGGCTGTACCTGCTGTAATTGGATTATCTATTCTGGCTCGACCTTTATTGTATATATTATCCACTCCAACGTTGGCTAACCAGGGATATCTTATAACTCCAATTCTAGCTACTGGGGGATTGTTCTTTGGTCTTTATTGTATTATAACTCAAATAATAGTTATGGAAAGGAAAACAAAAATTACTGGTAATATATGGGCTATATCTGCAATATTAAATATTATTCTTGATGTGACATTTGGATACTTCCTTGGAATTATCGGTATAGCAATTATAACGCTGCTTCTTTATCTAACGGCCTTTTTAATTACAGTTTACTATTCCCTGAACTATATAAGGTGCGATTTCTACATAAACTTTGCAAAAAAAACAATATATGCCGCATTCTTCATGGCTCTATCGCTCATTCTCTTGAATCCCTATGGCCCAGTTAATATAGTACTGTCTGGAATATTTTCATTTGCATTGTATATATTTGTATTATGGCTTCTTAAAGGAATTAAAACAGATGAAATCAAGTTCTTCACAGGTATGATAAAGGAATCTTTAGTGAACGTTTATTGTGCACTGCGGGGATTATAAAATTTAAATAATTAGAGGTATTGTTATGTCTGCACATAAAAAAGAATTTGAAGAAATAGAACCTAAAGAAGTGTTTACCATACTTGAAAAGCATAGAGATGACCCTGATTTTGTGGTTCTGGATGTCCGTACTCCTGAAGAATATGATGGGGGGCACATCGAAAATGCATATCTTTTAAACTTTAAATCGGGTAGTTTTGAAGACGAACTTGAAAATATGGATAAAAATAAGAGATATTATGTCTATTGTAGAACAGGACGCAGAAGCCGTAAGGCAGTAGAGTTGATGAAAGAAAGAGGATACAGTGAAGCCCATAATGTTATAGGTGGGATTGATAAATGGAAACGAAGCAGACTTCCAGTCGAGAAATAGCTTTTTTTAAGTGAATAAGAAATGGAATGGATGGAAAAAAGATTTCAGGTTGAAAAAACAATTTAAATAAAGTAAATGGAAAAAATTTTATAAATTAGTTATATTACTGTAATGCTGAAAAGAACAGTATAAAGAACAGTGATTCTATGGTAAAGTGCAGTGCGCGGTGCTGCAGCCATTTGAGATCTAATCCTGCCAGTTCATGGTAAAGGTCTATCACTAAGTGGATAAGAGCACCTAAGATACCTATTTCTAGAGATAAAAATAACACGGATAGCACTATGAAATGAAAAACTGCTTCCATGCATTCATGAACCATCCACAGCCTTATATTAGAATGTATAATTTTGTGCAGTATTCCAGATAAAAGGATATAAAAATCAGCAAAAACATTCCAGAAGAGCTTGCTGTGAACTTCGTCACTGATAGCCAGTATCACTGCAATATAAAACCATAGTATTTCCATTGTTTACCACGCAATTTATGAGTATCAAGTCTCTATTAATATATTATTAACATAGAGTATATATTTATGGGCTTTAAACTTTATAGGGATTAAATATATTGTTATATGTCTTTTTTGATTTTTTTGAATATGAATTGGCTCTATTTAAACCTTTGTATTATAACTCAATATGAAACAAAACTTATTCGCTCATGTCTATGATCCTGTGCATGAGTTATACTTTATGTTAAATTGTAATTTTAATTGATTACAGGGGATTCATTTTAAAAAATGTAATTTACTTAACCAGACACACGAAAATGAAGCGATATTATTTACACAACCTTCTGGGCATGAGCGAACTTATTTTTAAAAATATTTTATAAATATAGGCGCAATAATTTCACAATTCTTATTGAGTCCTTACTTAAAAATTTTATTTAATATTGCCAAAAATAAAAGTTATTTACTACTAAAAAAAATAAGTGAATGGAATCAAAAGATTCCTTTTAATTGGAGAAAATATGGACTGCAGCAGTTCCACCGGTTCCACCAATGTTATGGGTCATACCGATTTGGGCACCGTCTACCTGTCTTTTACCTGCGTCTCCTCTAAGTTGCCATACGATTTCGGCTGCCTGAGCAATTCCTGTAGCTCCTAATGGGTGGCCTCTAGCTTTGAGTCCTCCAGATGGGTTTACTGGAATATCACCGTCTATTTCAGTCATACCTTCTTCAATGGCAATTCCACCTTTTCCTTTTTCAACAAATCCAAGGTCTTCTACTGCAAGTAACCCGTTTATACTGAAACAGTCGTGAACTTCAACTAAGTCAATATTTTTTGGCTCAAGACCTGCCATTTTGTATGCATTTCTTGATGCATGTACTGTTGAGTCAATGGTAGTTAAGTTTTTCCTGTCATGTAGTGCGATGGTTCCAGAAGCTTGTGCTGAAGCTTTAACGTATATTGGCGTATCTGTGTACTTTTTAGCGTCTTCTGCAGGGCATAAAATGACTGCAGCGGCACCGTCTGATACTGGTGAACAGTCAAGGAGTCTAAGTGGGTCTGCGACTATACTTGAGTTTAATACAGCATCCACTGAAATTTCCATTGGGAACTGAGCGAGTGGGTTTTTGGCACCGTTTTTATGGTTTATAACAGAAACCATTGCCAGCTGTTCTCTTGTTGTTCCGTATTCGTACATGTGTCTTCTTGCCATCATTGCGTAAAGTGATGGGAAAGTGACACCTTGCTGTGCTTCCCATTCCTGGTCTGAAGCTGTGGCAATAGCTGGAGTTGGGTCAACTACATCAGTCATCTTTTCCACACCTGCAGAAATTACCATATCATGATATCCTGATGCAACAGCCATTATACCATTTCTAAGTGCGAGTCCTCCAGATGCACATGCTGCTTCTACTCTTGCACATGGAATTGGTGCAAGCCCCGAATGGTCTGCTATTAATGATGCGATGTGCTCTTGCTTTACAAAGAGACCAGCAGACATGTTTCCAACGTACATGGCTCCTAATTCGTCTCCTTCTACATTTGCATCTTCAATGGCTTTTATTCCGGCCTCTACTATTAAATCTCTAAATGATTTTTCCCAGAGTTCTCCAAATTTTGTCTGTGAAACTCCGATAATTGCGACGTCTCTCAAGGAATTCCCCCATGAATAATTTTTGAACTATTTTGTGATAGTTTAAATTTTGATATTTTATTTTCTTTTTTCTGAAAAAAGCCCTCGAAAATCACTGATTTTCGGGGCATGTAAAAAATCTCTGATTTTTTACGGCCACAAAAACTTCTTTTTTGTAAGCACCGAAAATTCTTAGAATTTTCGAGCGGTTGGATTATGCCATCCTTAATTTGCCTTTGTATTTGGCGTATACGGCATAATCTACATAAGTTTTGTTTTTAATCATATCTGCGACTTTTGGAGCGTTTTCTCGTCTTTCTTCTATTGCGTCATTTACGGTTATGCTGAATGCATCGCTTCCAGCACCTGATCCGTATGAAACTGCAAATATACGGTCTCCAGGTTCTGCTATATCAAGTATAGCTGCTAAACCTAATGGAGTAGCTCCCGAATATGTGTTACCAATTACTGGAGTTAAAAGACCAGTTTTTGCCTGTTCATTGTTAAATCCAAGTTTTTTGGCAGCTTTCAGGTAAAATTTACCGTTTGGCTGGTGGAAAACTGCGTGATCGTAATCTTTGGCTTCTGTGCCCATTTTGTCAAACATACCTTGTGCAGCAGATAGCACGTGTTTAAAGTATGCTGGTTCTCCTGTAAATCTTCCCCCGTGTCGAGGATAAGGTTTTCCTTCTCTTCTGTAGAAGTCAGGAGTATCTGATGTAAAACTGTAAGTTCCTTCAAAGTCAGCAATTGTATTTTCTTTTCCAATTATGTATGCTGCCCCTCCTGCGGATGCTGTATATTCTAGCGCATCCCCTGGAGCACCTTGTGAGGTATCTGCACCTATAGCAAGGCCATACTCAACAGTTTCTGAATCTACAAGCCCCATACAGACTTGCATACCTGCTGTACCTGCTTTACATGCAAATTCTAAATCTGCAGCTGTTAAATGTGGAGCTGCACCAATAGCTTCTGCTACAATAGTTGCTGTAGGTTTTACAGCGTAAGGGTGTGATTCTGATCCAACATAAACAGCCCCTATTTTTTGAGGGTCTATCAGTGCTCTAGCAAGTGCATGTCTTGCAGCTTCGACTGATATGGTTGCTGTGTCCTCATCTGGAGCTGGAACAGATTTTTCTTGTACTATAAGTCCTCTTGAAATAGCATTAGGGTCATCTCCCCAAACTTTTGC
This genomic window from Methanobacterium veterum contains:
- a CDS encoding oligosaccharide flippase family protein, which gives rise to MDQYKLFLQRMGLIGTSTFLVTITGIMLLPILTQNLSIQDYGVWTQFQITITIIPAIAILGLPYTMVRFLAASKSRTEIQEAFYSILFTVIFASIIGAAALYILVVPISHVLFNGNVGVGLILPLTVIMSALQLVFVDYFRASNQMTKYAVFTTLQAYMVVIFALLLVLMGRGVVGAVTGILITQTLISLIMFTFVLKQIGFKIPRFHNLRQYLTFGLPTIPSNASFWVLDASDRYIIGIVLGITSVSYYSAGYTISSLLTILTSPIYTVLLPILSQFYAERKIRETRFLLNYAIKLYLIVAVPAVIGLSILARPLLYILSTPTLANQGYLITPILATGGLFFGLYCIITQIIVMERKTKITGNIWAISAILNIILDVTFGYFLGIIGIAIITLLLYLTAFLITVYYSLNYIRCDFYINFAKKTIYAAFFMALSLILLNPYGPVNIVLSGIFSFALYIFVLWLLKGIKTDEIKFFTGMIKESLVNVYCALRGL
- a CDS encoding hydroxymethylglutaryl-CoA synthase produces the protein MAGIVGYGVNIPSYRIKVEEIAKVWGDDPNAISRGLIVQEKSVPAPDEDTATISVEAARHALARALIDPQKIGAVYVGSESHPYAVKPTATIVAEAIGAAPHLTAADLEFACKAGTAGMQVCMGLVDSETVEYGLAIGADTSQGAPGDALEYTASAGGAAYIIGKENTIADFEGTYSFTSDTPDFYRREGKPYPRHGGRFTGEPAYFKHVLSAAQGMFDKMGTEAKDYDHAVFHQPNGKFYLKAAKKLGFNNEQAKTGLLTPVIGNTYSGATPLGLAAILDIAEPGDRIFAVSYGSGAGSDAFSITVNDAIEERRENAPKVADMIKNKTYVDYAVYAKYKGKLRMA
- a CDS encoding thiolase domain-containing protein, whose product is MRDVAIIGVSQTKFGELWEKSFRDLIVEAGIKAIEDANVEGDELGAMYVGNMSAGLFVKQEHIASLIADHSGLAPIPCARVEAACASGGLALRNGIMAVASGYHDMVISAGVEKMTDVVDPTPAIATASDQEWEAQQGVTFPSLYAMMARRHMYEYGTTREQLAMVSVINHKNGAKNPLAQFPMEISVDAVLNSSIVADPLRLLDCSPVSDGAAAVILCPAEDAKKYTDTPIYVKASAQASGTIALHDRKNLTTIDSTVHASRNAYKMAGLEPKNIDLVEVHDCFSINGLLAVEDLGFVEKGKGGIAIEEGMTEIDGDIPVNPSGGLKARGHPLGATGIAQAAEIVWQLRGDAGKRQVDGAQIGMTHNIGGTGGTAAVHIFSN
- a CDS encoding acylphosphatase — encoded protein: MIFLQVKAHVFITGKVQGVYFRYKTRDEAKKYGITGWVRNLPDGRVEALFNGNKENVDKLIAFVGKGPSGAKVMDVDVKWQEYGGEFSDFEIRY
- a CDS encoding rhodanese-like domain-containing protein, whose protein sequence is MSAHKKEFEEIEPKEVFTILEKHRDDPDFVVLDVRTPEEYDGGHIENAYLLNFKSGSFEDELENMDKNKRYYVYCRTGRRSRKAVELMKERGYSEAHNVIGGIDKWKRSRLPVEK